The nucleotide sequence CCGTCCTCGGCCAGGACCCGGGCCGCGGCCAGCTCCTCACCCTCGCCGTCCCGGGCGGCGTCTGGAAGGCCTCCCACCTGACGGCGGGCGACCACGGCCTGATCAGCGAGGCGGTGGTCCCCGGCTTCGACTACGCCGACATGACCCTCGGCCGGGCCGAGGACCTGCTGCGCCGCTTCCCCGGGCACGAGGAGCTGGTCCGACGCTACTGCCGCCCTGCCGACCCGGTCGGGCGGCAGTAGCGGACGTCAGCGGGTGCGGGGCCGCAGCGCCAGGGCGATCGGCGTGCCGAGCGCGCAGGCGAGCGCGCAGACCGTCCACACCGCGGTGTAGGCGGACTCCTGCGCCACGCCCGGGCGCAGCAGCAGGTGGTCCAGGACGGCGGCCGCACCGGCGCCGGCAGCCGCACCCGCCAGCGACTTGAGGGTGTTGTAGACGCCGGTGCCGATCCCGGTCTGGTCCCGGGGCAGGCGCCGCATCAGCAGCCCCGGCAACAGGCTGAGTCCGAGCCCGGCCCCGAAGCCGCAGACCGCGCCCGGCACCGCGAACTGCCAGAACGCGTGGTGGCCGGCGGCGATCGCCGCGTAGCCCGCGGCGCAGAGCGCGAAACCGACGGCGAGGACGCCCGCCGCGCCGAACCGCCGCGCCAGCCGGTCGGCGAGGACGGCACCGGCCATCGCGGCGACCGTCTGCGGCAGGTACAGCAGCCCGAGCTGCAGCGGCACCGCCGCGAGGCCGTACCCGGTCTCGGCCGGGTCCGCGGCCTCGAACGCCAGGGTCGGGCCCTGGGCGCCGTACAGCGCGCAGCCGAGCAGGAAGCTCAGCGCGAAGACCGGCGCGGTCGCCCGCCGGGCCAGCAGCCGGACGTCCACCATCGGCCCGTCGGCGCGCAGCTCGTGGCGGACGAACAGGACGAGCAGCACCGGGCCGAGCACCAGCAGCAGCACGGCGACCGCCCCGGGCAGGACGGCGCTGCCGCCGAGCCCGGCCAGCAGCAGGCTCAGGCCCAGCGAGAGCAGCACCGCGCCCGGCCAGTCGATCCGGCTCTGCATGCGGGTCCGCGAGTCCGGCACGAGCCACCACACCACCGGCAGCGCCAGCAGCGGCAGCACCGCGAGCGCCCACAGCAGCGGACGGGTGGCGCCGTCACCGGCCCCGAGCCCGCCGACCGCCAGGGCGCCCAGCGTCGAGCCGACCGTCAGCGAACCCACCAGCGGGCCCACCGCCCGTCCGCCGCGCTCCTCGCCGAGGCCGTCGCGCAGGATCGCGAACTCCAGCGGCAGCCAGCACGCCAGGAACCCGGCCAGGGCACGGCCGAGCAGCAGCACCGGCAGGTCGGGGGCGAGCGCCGTGCACAGCGCGCCGAGCATCGTCAGCACGACGGTGGCACGCAGCATCAGCCGGTGCCCGTACAGGTCGCCGAGGCGCGAGGTGAGCGGGACGGCGACACCGGAGACCAGGAACTCGACACCGAGGGCGAGGCTGAGATCGGCCGCGTCGAGGTGCAGCCGTTCGCCGAGGCGGGGCAGCAGGATCGGGAAGCCGCCCTGCAGCACGCCGCTGGCGAACTCCACCAGCACGAGCAGCGGGACGGTCGCGCGGACCGCGGTCCGGACGGGGGCGACCGCGGCGGGGAGGGTATCGGTCATGGGCACATCCGTGGGGGCCGGAGGGGGCGGTGGGGGTGGCCGTAAGGATGGCTAACCTGGGGGCCGACGAGCCCCAGCCGCACGATTTCGCATCTGCGGCCCCCTCCGCGCAAGGATCGGCCATGATCGACGAGCTGGACCTCGCCCTGGTGGACGCCCTCCGGGTCGACCCGCGGGCACCGTGGTCCCGGCTGGCCGGCCCGCTCGGCGTCGACCCGGCCACCCTCTCCCGCCGCTGGGCCCGCCTGGAGGCCGACGGCGACGCCTGGGTCACCTGCTACCCCTCGGCCGACCGGATCGGCCGCGGACTGACCGCCCTGGTCGAGGTCGAATGCCGCTCCGGCCGGGTGTCCGAGGTCGCCCACGCCCTGGCCGGACACCCGCAGATCGCCTCCGTCGAGATCGTCACCGGCAGCGCCGACCTGCTGCTCACCGTTGCCGCCGCCGACCCGGCCGCCCTCGCCGGACACCTGCTGGAGCAGATCTGCGCCGTCCCCGGCATCCGGCGCACCCGGACGGCGCTGGTCGAACGGACCCTCCGCGAGGGCAGCCGGTGGAGCGGCGGCGCCCTCGACGCCGAACAGCGCCGGGCGATCGCCGAACCCCCGGGCACCGTCCGCAACCCGCGCGCCACCCGGCAGATCGAGGAGGACCTCGCGCTCATGCAG is from Streptomyces sp. TLI_235 and encodes:
- a CDS encoding MFS transporter, translating into MTDTLPAAVAPVRTAVRATVPLLVLVEFASGVLQGGFPILLPRLGERLHLDAADLSLALGVEFLVSGVAVPLTSRLGDLYGHRLMLRATVVLTMLGALCTALAPDLPVLLLGRALAGFLACWLPLEFAILRDGLGEERGGRAVGPLVGSLTVGSTLGALAVGGLGAGDGATRPLLWALAVLPLLALPVVWWLVPDSRTRMQSRIDWPGAVLLSLGLSLLLAGLGGSAVLPGAVAVLLLVLGPVLLVLFVRHELRADGPMVDVRLLARRATAPVFALSFLLGCALYGAQGPTLAFEAADPAETGYGLAAVPLQLGLLYLPQTVAAMAGAVLADRLARRFGAAGVLAVGFALCAAGYAAIAAGHHAFWQFAVPGAVCGFGAGLGLSLLPGLLMRRLPRDQTGIGTGVYNTLKSLAGAAAGAGAAAVLDHLLLRPGVAQESAYTAVWTVCALACALGTPIALALRPRTR